The Gorilla gorilla gorilla isolate KB3781 chromosome 11, NHGRI_mGorGor1-v2.1_pri, whole genome shotgun sequence genome contains the following window.
tattggtctaaaattctctttttttgttgtgtctctgccaggctttggtatcaggatgatgctggcctcataaaatgaattagggaggattccctctttttctgttgattggaatagtttcagaaggaatggtaccagctcctccttgtacctctggtagaattcggctgtgaatccatctggtcctgggctttttttggttggtaagctattgattattgcctcaatttcagagcctgttgtctattcagagattcaaattcttcctggtttagtcttgggagggtgtatgtgtcgaggaatttatccatttcttctagattttctagtttatctgcataaaggtgtttatagtattctctgatggtagtttgtattttttaattttcttttgtacttGAGATGAACCATATTTGCATTCTAACCCCAACCTTTAATACAACCAGGATGTTTTTACTTTCCCTTTTTTGTGTAAGTAAAAAGCAAACATTGTTGAGGAAGGTAGAAGATGTGTGTCCCctcctctttaaatttttttttttttttttttgagacagagtctcgctctatcgcccaggctggagtgcagtggctcgatcttggctaactacaagctccgcctcctgggttcatgccattctcctgcctcagcctccctagcagctgggactacaggcgcacactaccatacccagctaattttttgtatttttaatagagacagggtttcactgtgtttgccaggatggtctctatctcctgacctcgtgatccacctgcctcggcctcccaaagtgctgggattacaggcatgagccaccatgcccagtctaaaATCTGACTAGTTTACAAATAGCAAAGATTTCTGGAAAACAAAGttgggttggtttttttttcagGATCAGAAACTGTTATATTTGTATTCCTTCTCTGTGGTGATCTAGAAAAAGCTAAAGGAAAGCAGATTGGACCTGCTGTAGATACTTCAGTGAGATTCAATCAGTTTGGTTTCCATGAAACCTGTTGAGTCTTATGGCTTGAGAGTGCTAAGGATTCTCAGCTCTGCCGCTTattagctgcatttttttttttttttgagatggagtttcactcttgtcgcccaggctggagtgcagtgacacgatcttggctcactgcaacctccacgtcctgggttcaagtgattctcctgcctcagcctcctgaatagctgggattacaggcatgcaccaccacatccagctaattttacattattagtagagacagggtttcaccatgttggccaggctggtctcgaactcctgacctcaggtgatctgcctgcctcagcttctcaaagtgctgggattacaggtgtgagccaccacacctggctttagCTGCATAATCTTAGAtaagtttatttttccaaatcTGTTGCTTCATATGTTAAAGCTGGGGTGTGTGCTTATAAAAACTGTCTACCTCTCCTATAAAGTGTTTTGTGACCTATAAAGTTGTGTAAGGAGTAaatctgagattttctttttttctttcgttCTCTTTCTGGGGGTTATGGCACTGTCAGTTTCAGATTTTCAATCCTTTTAGTTTCTTACTTAGACCTACTGGAGCTCCTCCTGGCCTTCATTTTCGCCTGGTGGGAAGCCTAGCTCCAGGACAGATGAGTACACAGTACATCAGGGCAGAGCGTCCATTTACTCCATTATGAAGGTCTTGTCTGTCTATATGCCATCAGCTTTGTCAAAGAGCACTTGGGTTTGACTTGTCTTTTGATACTCCTGTGTTTCTGCGGCTTAGACTACCATGTATTAAGTGATGCTTTTTGAATTGCGGATTTTCCAATCTCCTCATAGATAGTCTGCAGACGTTTCAGACTTGAAATGTCCAAAACTTAATTCAGTATCTCTTCAAATCAACCTCCTCTTCACACcatatttctctttctcagtAGCATCATCATCTCTTCTAGTTCCCCATCTAGAAACCCtaatcattttaaattctttcctcttatttctttttttgtttttcctagtgTCCCCTGGGGTTTGTAAAGCTCTCTAGACATTGAGACTGTGCGGGCATGTCTCACTCCAAATTGGGCAAAATCAGTCATTGATTTTAATAGATTTTCACCAGGTACCTTTTCTGCGTCAAGCAGTGGGTTAGAGGCTAGACTCAGAGATGAGTAAAACCAGACCCCACCCCCTGACCTAGCCCTTCTTGCTCAAGAAGCCAACACTTAGTGAGAGCATCGGAAAGCCTGGTGGGCTTCTGAGCCCTGGGACTGGAGAAGTGGGGGTCCCAAAACCCATTACAAGATCAAAGAGAATAACAACAGGAAACTGCCAGAAATACCCAGTCATGGGCAAAGGAGCCTGTCCACCTACCACTTGATGCACAAGAACCCGTGTCCTTACTTGAGAGTACATGTGTGTTCACAAGCATGTGGAGCCCAAGGGCCTGTGCAGCTGTCCATGTGGGGATGGGTATCAGGCTTCTGATTGGGGTGCACAAGTGGTGTgggagtctcttttttttttaaattttattattattatactttaagttttagggtacatgtgcacaacgtgcagatttgttacatatatatacatgtgccatgttggtgtgctgcacccattaactcgtcatttagcattaggtatatctcctaatgctatccctccctcctcccccctcctcttatttcttttatcGTCCTCATTGTTGTTCACCAAATCTCGGTTTTACCTGTGAGAGCCTGGGCAATCAATTTAAGTTGTTTTAGTTAGGCTTTTACTGCAAAGCAGTCATTTGTATTTTCTCAAGGATCTTAGGAAAAGCATGAATTAGAGCAGAGCCTACCCAGATATAGAGAGAACTAGATGGCTGTGGGTTCTGGAACTGGCTACGCTCTTTGACTGTCTCTTGGTTTTGTGTTCAGCTCTTCCTCATGATTTTCATCTTTCTGTATCCTTTCAGCTTTTGCCCCAGATAGTAACCCCTTCATTATCTCAGTACTTGCATGTCTgaaattccagaaagaaaatatgattcAGCTAAAAAATATCTCTGCTTGGCAGGACCTTTAATGTTAGGTGCTGGCCAGCCAGTTGATTTCTGGTGTCCCTATGTCCAGTatgtgcctcagcctgccaagtagctgggattacagccaccaccacacccagctaatttttggtaatttttagcagagacggggtttcaccatgttggccagaatggtcttgaactcctgacctcaggtgatccgctcacctcagcctcccaaagtgctcggattataggcctgagccacagtgcccagcccacctgaggcttctttttccttcccaaGCCGCATCACCATCCTGGTGGGACTCTCCTGTGAGGACAGCCAAGGCCTGAACTACCTGCGGTGGGGAGCACCTCAGGGTTTGCCCAGGCAACCAGCCAGCCCTGGTCCAAGGCATCCTGGAGCGAGTTGTGGATGGCCCCGTGCCCCACCAGACAGTGCGCCTGGAGGACCTGGACGAGAGCGGGGAGCCCCAGGCTGGGGAGCCAGTGCTGCCTGGCATCCTCCGGCCACCCTACCTGGCtgaggggctgggcctgggcctgcCGGTGACAGCCATCCCTGTCCTTCCTGCTGAGGGGGCAGGCTGTCAAAGATTATGTGAAAGCAGCTGAAGAAACAGTCACAGCCCATAAGGCAATGCTCCCTGGCCTTCGTTTCCCCAGTGATAACGACACTGCCAGAATATCCCCCTCAGTGCAGTGGCCAAAGTCAGAAAGTGggatcagccaggcatggtggctcccagcattttgggaggccaaagcgggtggatcacttgaggtcaggaggtcgagaccagcctggaacatggcaaaaccccatctctactaaaaatacaaaatagtagGGCGTGggggcgcacgtctgtaatctcagccactcaagaagctgaggcgtGGGATTACGGCTGCCAGAAAAAATGTTCTTGcccaagccagagtgcagtggcgcgatctcgggtcactgcaacctccacctgccaggttcaatagattctcctgtctcagcctcccaagtaactgagattacaggcatgtgccaccacgcctggctaattttttgtatttttagtagaaatggggtttcaccacgttagccaggtgaatcccaaagtcctgggattacaggcaagagccaccacacccagccgatattttgaatttttaaggtTCATCAGCTTGGTCATTTGTGTGATCCAAAGTTGTAGgcgttttaaaaacattaaaaatgttttcatcttttatttcttctataattttagacacatattcatttttatttcttctgcagtTTTAGCTACATATCCctaaggtcatacagctagtaaaAGCTAGGATTCAAGCCCAGGTCTTCTCATTGTGTTGCTTCTCCAGTACTGCACTACCTCTCCAAGATGCTTTTGATGGTATCTACAGGATTGCTAAGACCATATATGGGAAAGAGCTTTGTAAACTGTGAGGCTTTTTTATGTAAAGCAGAACATGATGTGAGATTAAGAAAAGTAAATACTAAAGGAGAAAAGGATGATAAACCCATTTATATAGTCTgtcaatttaactttttaatttttttttttttttttttttttttttgagacagagtctcgttctgtcaccaggctggagtgcagtggcacaatctcagctcactgcaacctctgcctcccgggttcaagtgattctcctgcctcagcctcccaagtagctgggactacaggcacgtgccaccacttccagctatttctttgtatttttagtagaggcagggtttcaccgtgttagccaggatggtctcgatctcctgacctcgtgatccacccacctcagcttcccaaagtgctgtgattataggcgtgagccacccacgcccggccaagtttaaatgtttattttaatgtttgtgcAATAACGTCCAGTTTTACCAAGCAGAATGATCTGCATAAGAGCTTTTATGCAGAACTCACTGTTCTTCAGTTAGAGCTTATTACTCTAATAGTGAAATCAAATCCATCTTCAGTTGCTACATGGCTTTGTTAAACAGTTAAACTTGAGTTGGAGATGCTCTGTCGTAgggaggaatatatatatatatatatatttttttctggtatgtttctccttttgtatatttaaaatttttaatctataCTCTTATTTTTGTGACATAAAAATCTAGCTAGTTTTCTCCAAAAATGAATTATGAACAATCcatcttttttaaataatacaaaacatCACCATTATCAAGTGCTAAATTCTTACATATATTTGGGTATTTCTAAATTTCCTATTCTGTTCTATTCATTGATGTCTTTTCAGCTGTTGGTAAACAATTTGTGGAAATAAATAACACATTCACATTTTGATATCTGGAAAAGCAAGCCTTTTCCATTCTgttacaaaaaattaatttatcaCAATAATAAAAGACAgcatgtgtaatttaaaaatgctaaaactttgctatttttatttggcttatgTAAAAGTGATAAATAGAAAAagctcacatctttttttttttttttttttttttttgtgacggaatctcgctctgtctcccaggctggagtgcagtggcgctatcttggctcactgcaagctccgcctcccgggttcacgccattctcctgcctcagcctcctgagtagctgggactacaggtgcctgccaccgtgcccggctaattttttttataatttttagtagagacagggtttcaccgtgttagccaggatggtctcaatctcctgacctcatgatccgcccgcctcccaaagtgctgggattacaggcatgagccaccgcgcccggccaaaaagcTCACATCTTAAGAAAATTCAATCTTCCTATTCAAGCACAGGAACCATCTTCCCATTTCAGTTTCCTTCTAAGGTTCCTCAGTAAAGAACGTATTTACATAGGGTACATTGATATAAAATCCATActggattttatttgaagaatatttaGCCCTGAAGTTGATGTGTTATGGGGCTTCATTCTTAGTTCTCAATATACACTTTTCCATAATGTATagaacattgttttaaaatctgtAGATTAAAAATAATCTGCTGCATTGACTTAATTAATTTTGCAAGTTAAATCACTTTAAAACAGTCTATTAGTGTTCTACGAGGGAAATTATAATTTGATTGGAAAtcagctaaagttttttttttgtgttgCTGTTCATAAAGGGGCCTGTGCCCTGATCTCTCTGAGGTTTCCACATCCAGGGTGGTGTGAGGCCTGTGGAGGCGAGAAAGCCAggtccccctcctcccccactaGGAGGGTATGTCCCCATCATCCCCTCACGTCCCACCTCCTCCATGCCCAGGCCTGGTTACCTCTTTTGCTTGTCCTTCTTGTTCACGTCAGTGTCCCTGAGCATGACGATCGGATCCTTTCTGGGGACTTTACCCCACCAGGCAGCTCTGTGGAGCTTGTCCAGATCTTCTCGACGGACGTGGTATCTCGGCTCCACGAAGGCGCTGTCATCGTAGTCTCCCCAAGCGCCCACGTTGCTCTTGCCGCTCCCCCTGCAGCAGGGGAAGCAGTGGCAGCACCACTTGCCCATCTTGCTCCTGAGCGTCTTCATAGCGGAGTCGTCGTGGTCTCCAGAAGCGCCCACGTTGCTCTTGCTGCTCCCCCTGCAGCAGGGGAAGCAGTGGCAGCACCACTTGCCCATCTTGCTCCTGAGTGTCTTCATAGCGGAGTCATCGTGGTCTCCAGAAGTGCCCACGTTGCTCTTGCTGCTCCCCCTGCAGCAGGGGAAGCAGTGGCAGCACCACTTGCCCATCTTGCTCCTGAGACCAAATGGCTTCTTCACAGAAGAGGCAGCCGGCATTGAATCAACCTCAGCTACCATCTGCTTTTAACAGCCTGGGGAGGCCGGTAGTAGAGAGCAGATCACGTCTACCAACCAGTTTCACCAAGTAGCAGGTAACTCCGGGTTTCCAATCTGTTTGAAGAGAAAAGTCAATCCCAGCCAAATCCTGCCAACCCCAGCAGGTAAGCCCAACCCACCCCACCCAGGGAAAATCCACACCCACCCCCGGAGAAAGCCCACGCCCACCTGAGGAAGggccaacccccccccccccgccaagaAAACACCCAGCCCACCCAAGGGAATGCCAAACCCAGCAGAGAAAAGGTCAAGCCTAGCAAGGGAACGCGAGAGAGGAAACGCCAATCCAAGGAGGAAACGTCAATCCAAGGAGGAGCACCAGGCCAAGCGACCAACACCAAGCCAAGCAAAGAACGCAAAGCCAAGCCAAGCCGTTACAGGCCAGCCAAGCCGTTACGCACGTGCGGTGTGCGCGTGCAAGCCGTTACAGGCCAGCCAAACCGTTATGCGCGTGTGGCGTGCGCGTGCAAGCCAttacaagccagccaagccactgcCGCGTGCGCATGCGGCGTGTGCATCTCAGGTGGCGTCAGTGCATGTGGCACAGACAGTGGCCAATGCGTACAACCCACGTGTTTAAGTCTTGGCGCCACGAATGTCACCGACAGCCTTATGTTCCTGGCAAACTTCGTGAGAGTCAGCCATTGAGAAGCCTCTGGTGAAAAAAAAGCCTCTTGAAGCAGGACTGGGGCTAAGCGGCTGGAACTTGAGGATGCTGACAGCCTCCTCTGAAGAAAGCCCCCAGGACACTCCTGGCGGTGCTGTTGTGCGTGGCAGCGTCTGCAGCTCGGAGCTGGGGCTGGCGGAGCTGGCTGCAAATGGCCTCAAAATCCCGGAGCAAAAGATGCCCACTGAACCCAGCGCCTGCCTGAGGTGCCTTTGACACCTGGTCTTCTTTGCTCTGCACCCAGAACACGAGGCCATCAGCGAGGGGGCATTTGGGGCCACAGGATCGCGGCCAGCTCCTGCCCCGGTGCCCCCTGCCCGGTGTCCAAGCCAGGGCCAACAGCTATAGGGCTTCTGGCCTGGGGGGCTCTGCTCCACTGGCATGCAATAGGGTCAAGGTGCAGACCGCTGTGTCCACGCCGGCAAGAGGGGGCTTGGAGGAGCAGTCACAGGACGGTACTTTCCCCTCCTGTGGATGACTCCTTCCTGCCCTTTCCTCTCTCTGCTAAAGCCTCCAACGTTTTCTGTCCCATCCATATGCTCCACTTATGCCCCTGCTTTTGCTTtgattttctcattaaaataaatctgcaggctggctgggtgcagtggctcatgcctgttaatcccagcactttgggaggccgaggcaggtggatcacctgaggtcgggagttcgagaccagcctgaccaacatggagaaaccttgtctctactaaaaatacaaaattagccaggcgtggtggtgcacgcctgtaatcccagctacttgggaggctgaggcaggagaatcgcttgatcccgagaggcggaggttgcggtgagccaagatactgccattgcactccagcctgggcaacaaaagcaaaagtccatctcataaataaataaataaataaataaataaataaataaataaataaataaaataaatctgcaGGCTGCCCCCTCACGGCAACGTGTCTTCCCTGCATTACTGCAGAAGGATGGCCACACCCCTGCCCTGGCGGACTAGACCTCTTAAGGACACCTCTGCCTTCCACCTCACTCCTGAATCACCCACATCTTCCTCTCTAGTCAGTTATACAAACGTGCTTTTTCCTGGCCCATCTTTAAAACATCCTCTTCATGCTTCGCTCTCCAGCTGCATCCCATTTCTCTGTTCCCCTGTAGAGCAAAATGGCTCCAAAGCGTGGTCTCGTCTTACCTTGAACACCCCTCCTCCCTCTCGCTATCTGAGCTACTCCAGTTCAGTTCTCCACCTCTGCACTACCCTGAACCTGCTCCTGCCGGCAGCAATGGCCTATGGAGAAGTGCAGCCCCCAGCTGTAAGACAGGGGGCCTCCCTCCCTGCTGCTCCTCAGCACCCCCTGCACGTGGCTTCCTGGACCACTCTTCTCCCGCTCCAAGGCCCCTCCTCCGCGCAAATTTCGGGACTCCTGGCTGCCCAAGTCCGCTCTTCTGTTTTCTGTCCACACCTGCTCCCTGGGGTTGCATTTATTCCCGCAGCTCCAAATGCCACCTGCCTGCTCATTGCGCCCCGCCCAGGCCTCTCCCTCGCTAGGAGCGTCTCCTCCGTTTTTCCACTTGATGCTCATAGACACCACCTCTCGCCCTTCCTTCACAATCAGCTCCAGACAAAACTGTCTCCGTTTCAGTTAATGGCTCCTCAGGACGGAAAACCCCGAGTCCTCCCCGTGTGCTCTTTCTCTCACACCCAGATCCAACCCAGCATTAATCCCTGCGACTCTTGCACGCTTCCAGCCTCCACCGCCCTGACCTAGGCTCCGGGTCCTCGCAGCCGCCTCCACCCTGCGCCCTGCGGTTCATGCTCCACACAGGCTCAAAAGTCAGATCGCGCCTCTCTGGCTCCACCAGAGAGCAGGCCTGCGAGGCCTACAGCAGGGGCCAGCTCTCCCTGCTCCTTCCTGGGCCCAGCGCACTCTTTGCAGGCATCCTGGCTCCCTCAGCAAAGGAGGTCTTGCCAGAGTGTCACTTTCTCTGTGAAACACTCCTAATGTCCCTTTATGCCCTCATTTTTTTACTCTCCATAgcatttttcttcctctaatATACTATTTacttatattgtttattttctttcttctcctaccAGAATGTACTGGCCATAAAGGCAGAACTCTTTTTCCTGCTTTGTTTACCTTTGTATCCCTGGTAGCACAGAcgcatttaatatttaattgttgagagaatgaatgaatatgctCCCCCTATTTACCTATCACTCTGCTGCCCTGCAACGGGCCCTCAGCTTCCTGCTAACAAAGATTCTCTGCTTGGCCAAAGGGTAGTCCAGCTCCTGAACCTCCTCCTACGTCCATCTGTGCACATCCTGGTAAAATCCAGTTTCACCAAGAACCTTGGTAAGTCAGTTTAGGAAGAAGCCCCTACCCTCAATACCTCATCGCCCTCCATATCTGATGAGGCTCCTCATCCTCCATCGTCCCCAAGGTGAAGTCTGACCACCATGGCCTGTCGTCAGCAAGAATCCTATTGGGCCAGATTAGCCAGAGTCCTTTAACTCTGAATCACCTTTTAGTCATTTTCCACCCACTGCCCCCAACCCTGCTCCTTGGTTATCAGCTCCCCCTTGCCCATGCTCTATTTGAGTTGAACCTGATCTATCTCGATCCACCTAGACCTACCTCAATGGTCTGGAATAAAGTCCACCTGCCATGCTAGTAACGTTGAGTAATTTTTCTTTAACACTGCTCATGCTGACCTTATACCTGCTGACCTCAGCCCCTCTCTCCACCACTCTGTGTCCTCCACCCAGTTTTGCTGGCTCTTCCAAGCAGACAATGTCCTCCCTG
Protein-coding sequences here:
- the LOC129532087 gene encoding POTE ankyrin domain family member G-like — its product is MVAEVDSMPAASSVKKPFGLRSKMGKWCCHCFPCCRGSSKSNVGTSGDHDDSAMKTLRSKMGKWCCHCFPCCRGSSKSNVGASGDHDDSAMKTLRSKMGKWCCHCFPCCRGSGKSNVGAWGDYDDSAFVEPRYHVRREDLDKLHRAAWWGKVPRKDPIVMLRDTDVNKKDKQKR